TAGCTTATTTGTAATTAATTGTTGAGTTAATCAGCTGCATTGTTGACTTGGTTTCTGCTGTAAAATCTCCATCTTTTGTTGTAAGCTTCTCAAAACTTATAAACAATGTTTTTTTGGCTGACTTTTTCACCTCTAGAATTAGTACCTCTTTACTATTGTTAATAGTTGCTTTCATTGCAGGCAGTGTTTTATTACCTAATTGAAAATCTATACTTTCAATCTTTGGAGTAGATATATTCATATTATTAATCATTGCTCTTGCAAAATCTTCAAGTTTTAATTCTTGATCCATTTCATAAATCACGATAGTTGTGCTATCACCCTTTAGCGTGTTTACTTTTACAGTCTCGTGTGCTTCATAAGAGGTAGTGAATGATGTGGGGTAAGAGAAAGAAAGATAATCATTTGTAAAACTGCCAGTATTCAAGTTTTCAATTACTGCAGTGGTGTTCTTACTGCTCTTATGGTTTTGTATTTGTTTACTAGAATCGCAGCTAGAAAAGGATAGTACAAGGATGAGTATGTAGATTGTTCTAAGCAAAGATTAAATTCTAAAATAGATTGTAGCCGCTGGGCTTCCTAATGTTATATAGTATAAATATACAATGATTAAGTAGGAAGTTATGATTGATTAAGATAAAAGCATCTTTACGATAGTCTTGACTCCCGTGAAAACATACTGTACGTTAAGTAAGACTAGTTAATCCAGTCAAATGCTTTTATAGAAACACCTGTAAAACAATCATCTGCACAATTATTAGGTGTAAAACCGCATAATGTAAGTAAGCCATTTACTTCAGTCTGTAAGTATATCGTATTATTCTCTTGGTCTACTACGAGGTAATCACTAGCGCAAGAATCATATAACTCGTCTATTGTGAGCGGTGTAGTGCCTTCAGGGTTAGTTTCTAAAGCAGCTTCGTCTTCAGAATAGGTGCTTGTAATTGTTCTTTCTCCGGTCTCACCGTTTATAGTAAAGGATTGGTAAACTCTTGAGACCACACTGTTATTTATCACTTTGATTTCTGTAGTGCTTCGATTACCTGTAAAGGAGATAATGTCTGTTTAGTAGACGTAAGATCTTCCATTATCAGTTTTTAAGTCTGCCCACTTGCTCAAACTTTCTTCATAAGATAAACCAGTCTCACCATTCAAGTATGTAAGAGTTGATAGGTTATCGATACTCGTAGTTTCATCATCACTATCACAAGAGGTAAGTAGGAGTGTAGAAGCTAAAAGTAGGTTTGAAAAAAAGTTTCATAATTATGTTTTTTGAATATTTTCTTAACTGGGTATCACAATTAAGTTTTTGATCAGCCAAGTAATACTACTAGGTAATATGAATAAAAATTAACGACTTACGGTTAGAGTATTTGTTGTTTTTTTGAATAATTGATCATTTATATTATAGGTAATATTGACAAATTGCCCATCTTCCTTTTGAGCTCTTACATTACAAATTTCATGATTTTCACCTTCTTTTAAAAAGAAGAAATATTTTCCTTCAAGAAGCTTCTCTGAAACTACATCTTTATTTGAACAATCCCATTTAAACTCTAACTGAGTGTAACCTTGATAAGGAAACTCTCCAGCAAAAAATGTAAAGCAATCATCTATATCTTGAGATTTTATACTTCCTTTATTACTGGAACGTACAATGCAGTTACTTTTATTAAATAATGAAGATCTTTCCTTTCCTTGCAGGTGGTTAATGGAGAGGATTTTATTTTTATCGGTGATTCCAAAATATAGTTCATTTGTGCCTTTTATCTTGTAGAACACTCCGTTATAGTATGAATGAATTTCCTTTGAACTTATGATTTCAACTTCATTTTTAGACTTTTCAATAGTTGAGTTCTTTAAATGATATTTATAGAAAAGATTTTGTAAATCTTTTTGTGATTGTTTCTCATTATCCGCACAACTTACGTTTGAAAGTAATAATAAACACAGAATAGATTTGATTATGTAAAAGTTTTTCATTGTTTAATTAAGTTTATTTAAAGTGCTGTCCTAGATTATCGTCTTATTGCAATTTCTCACTATGTTAATATTTCGTTGGCTTTCTAAATATGTGGGTAGATTATTATAGAAATGGGCTTTCGCGAAAGCGTTAAAATTCTAATAATCAATACTTTTTGGTATTTAGATGAAAATGGACTTAGCTAATCTACAAATAGATTTTCACACTTGTTTACGGATTTCCTTTAGGCTTGTTGTTTTTATGTAAAATTTACGTTATTATGTTGTATGTAATAAGCTTAGGTACATGGCTTTTGTTCTTGTAAGTAGAGGGCTTAATAGCCTTAGAACAGTAAGTTAGTTATTCCAAGAATGGAGGATAATTATGGATGCGCTATTTTATCTTAGAACCCCTTTGTAAATCAAGATAAAGGATGTATTTTTGCACTCCTTTTTGGCCACCTTTAGAAAGCTGCCAGTGAGGTATTTAAAAAACAAAACAAACCCTTTTACGGTTTCTAGGTTTATTAAGCTTTCGCAGAAACGTAAAATACAAAACCCATCTATCTACAAAGCACTTGTTTTGAGATAGATGCAAATTTTAGCAAATGGCTGAAGAAACAAAAAATCCTGAAGTTCAGGAAGACGCTGCAGTAGTAGCACCAAAAGTTGAGCTATCTCCAGCTCAAGAGAACCCAAAGAAATTTCTTGAAGATTTTAACTGGGAAAAGTACGAAGAAGGAATCGACACTGTAGATGACAAGCAACTTGAAGAGTTTGAAGCACTAGTAGCTCAAAACTTTGTAGATACACTTGATGACGATGTAGTAGAAGGAACAGTAATTACAATTACTGATCGTGATGCAATCATTGACATTAACGCTAAGTCTGAAGGAGTAATCTCTCTTAATGAGTTTCGTTACAATCCAGATCTTAAAGTAGGTGATAAAGTAGAAGTACTTATTGACGTACGTGAAGATGCAACTGGTCAATTGATATTATCACACCGTAAGGCACGTGTTATCAAGGCTTGGGATCGCGTTAACGCAGCACACGATGAGGGAACTATCGTAAACGGATTTGTAAAAGCACGTACTAAAGGAGGTATGATCGTAGATGTATTCGGTATTGAAGCATTCTTACCAGGATCACAAATTGATGTGAAGCCTATACGTGATTACGATCAGTATGTAAATAAAACAATGGAATTCAAGGTTGTAAAAATCAACCACGAGTTTAAAAACGTTGTAGTATCTCACAAAGCGCTTATCGAAGCAGATATCGAAGAGCAGAAGAAGGAGATCATCGGGCAGCTTGAGAAAGGACAAGTACTTGAAGGTGTTGTTAAAAACATTACTTCTTACGGTGTATTTGTTGATCTTGGAGGTGTTGATGGATTGGTACACATTACAGACCTTTCTTGGTCACGTATCAACCACCCGAATGAAATCGTTGAGCTTGATCAGAAACTGAATGTTGTAATCCTTGACTTTGATGAGGATAAAACACGTATCCAGTTAGGTCTTAAGCAACTTTCTAAGCACCCATGGGAGGCTTTAGGAGAAGAGCTTAAAGTTGGTGATAACGTAAAAGGTAAAGTAGTTGTAATCGCAGATTACGGTGCATTTATCGAAGTAGAAGAAGGAGTAGAAGGTCTTATCCACGTATCAGAAATGTCATGGTCTACGCACTTACGTAGCGCTCAAGACTTTGTAAAAGTAGGAGACGTAGTAGATGCTCAAATCCTTACTTTAGATCGTGAAGATCGTAAGATGAGCCTTGGTATCAAGCAATTAACGCAAGACCCATGGACAGATATTACTTCAAAATACCCTGTAGGTTCACGTCACGAAGGTATCGTACGTAACTTTACAAACTTCGGTGTGTTCTTAGAACTAGAAGAAGGTATTGATGGATTAATTTACATCTCAGATCTTTCTTGGACTAAGAAAGTGAAGCACCCATCAGAATTCTGTGAGGTAGGAGATAAACTAGAAGTAGTGGTTCTTGAGCTTGACGTAGATGGACGTAAATTATCTTTAGGTCACAAACAAATCGAAGCAAATCCTTGGGATAAGTACGAGGATGAGTTCAAAATGGGTACTACTCACAAAGCTGCAATCACAGAGATTGTAGACAAAGGAGCTACTATCGATTTTAACGAGGATATTACTGCATTTGTTCCTACTCGTCACCTTGAAAAAGAGGACGGTACTAAACTAGGAAAAGGAGAAGAAGCAGAATTCCAAATTATCGAATTCAACAAAGACTTCAAGCGTGTAGTTGCTTCACATATGGTTATCCATAAAGAAGAAGAAGCTAAAATCGTTAAGCAACAAGCTAAGAAAGCTAAAACTCAATCTGATGAGTCTAAGCCTACTTTAGGTGATGCAAACGATGCTCTTGCAGCTCTTAAAAAGAAAATGGAAGGAGGAGAGTAATTCTCACCATCTAATTTTTTATAATAAAAGCCTCTCAGGAAACTGAGAGGCTTTTTGTTGTTTACACGTGTAGTAAATAGGTGGTAAATATGTTTCGTTAAAAGTGGTGGGTGAGTAGTAACGCTTTAGCGAAAGCGTACATTAAAAATCTTATAAGTAAACCTATGACTTTACTGCTAACTGCTCATGACACTATTGCGCACGAGTTCACTTTGCCCTTATTAACAGGCTTACTACTATTTAAATCTGCTTAAGTGTGTTGTTTAGATTTACTTTTGATCTAAAGAATCGATAATAGTATCGTGTTGAAATACTGGGCCGTGATATTGTAATCGCTTGCGCATTTTGTATTTTCTTATCAAGTTATAAGGCTTCTTTTTTAAGTGAGATTTATTACTGTGTAAAAATGTGATAGTGGCATCTATAACTCTGCGGCTAGATTGTCCGTCATGATATGGGTGAGAAAATGCAGCAAACTCTTCTATATGCTTAATTAACTCAGGAGGATTAGTTAGTGCGCGAGTAATTTCTTTCTCAATATCGCTTACTTCTGTAACATCTACAAGATATGGTCCAGGCATATTATTCCTAAAAGTAACGACAGGTTTGTGTTGTAATAAAAACTCTATAATAGCAGAAGTAGTAT
The genomic region above belongs to Dokdonia sp. Dokd-P16 and contains:
- the rpsA gene encoding 30S ribosomal protein S1, producing the protein MAEETKNPEVQEDAAVVAPKVELSPAQENPKKFLEDFNWEKYEEGIDTVDDKQLEEFEALVAQNFVDTLDDDVVEGTVITITDRDAIIDINAKSEGVISLNEFRYNPDLKVGDKVEVLIDVREDATGQLILSHRKARVIKAWDRVNAAHDEGTIVNGFVKARTKGGMIVDVFGIEAFLPGSQIDVKPIRDYDQYVNKTMEFKVVKINHEFKNVVVSHKALIEADIEEQKKEIIGQLEKGQVLEGVVKNITSYGVFVDLGGVDGLVHITDLSWSRINHPNEIVELDQKLNVVILDFDEDKTRIQLGLKQLSKHPWEALGEELKVGDNVKGKVVVIADYGAFIEVEEGVEGLIHVSEMSWSTHLRSAQDFVKVGDVVDAQILTLDREDRKMSLGIKQLTQDPWTDITSKYPVGSRHEGIVRNFTNFGVFLELEEGIDGLIYISDLSWTKKVKHPSEFCEVGDKLEVVVLELDVDGRKLSLGHKQIEANPWDKYEDEFKMGTTHKAAITEIVDKGATIDFNEDITAFVPTRHLEKEDGTKLGKGEEAEFQIIEFNKDFKRVVASHMVIHKEEEAKIVKQQAKKAKTQSDESKPTLGDANDALAALKKKMEGGE